A genomic region of Leptolyngbya sp. NIES-2104 contains the following coding sequences:
- a CDS encoding multicopper oxidase domain-containing protein: MATPNHLKTLSRRQLIQLGLISGTGVAGSVLGLNLIAQNRKNAKVIIPPLDIPQTKDAANPLAVLREFDYGTVSQENGRTVREFRVEARTSPLKLNGSTSFVTWNLNGRVPGPTFRATQGDRIRVIFYNKAGHSHSLHFHGMHPAEMDGVKPVKHNTVEIYEFDAEPYGVHLYHCHIEPITRHVGKGLYGMFIIDPPTPRSPADEMVLIMAGYDVNDDRKNELYAFNGLPDYYMRNPIPIQQDQLVRLYVLNMIEFDPVVTFHLHANMFKVYRTGRTLEPTEETDVITMGTAERHILEFSFHHTGEFMFHPHQDYVAEAGCMGAFKVIPNA; the protein is encoded by the coding sequence ATGGCAACCCCTAATCATCTCAAAACGCTAAGCCGTCGGCAATTAATCCAATTAGGTCTAATCTCTGGAACAGGCGTAGCTGGATCAGTTTTGGGACTGAATTTGATCGCTCAAAATCGCAAAAACGCTAAAGTCATCATTCCCCCACTTGACATTCCCCAGACCAAAGATGCCGCCAATCCCCTCGCAGTCTTACGCGAGTTCGACTATGGAACAGTCAGCCAGGAAAACGGTCGAACCGTGCGAGAATTCCGCGTCGAGGCACGTACTTCCCCGTTAAAGCTAAATGGTTCCACTTCATTTGTCACTTGGAATCTCAATGGTAGAGTTCCGGGTCCAACCTTTCGAGCAACCCAAGGCGATCGCATTCGTGTCATTTTCTACAACAAGGCGGGACACTCACACTCACTGCACTTTCACGGAATGCACCCCGCAGAGATGGACGGCGTAAAACCCGTTAAACACAACACGGTAGAGATCTACGAATTCGATGCAGAACCGTACGGGGTACATCTCTATCACTGTCATATCGAGCCAATCACGCGCCATGTGGGAAAAGGCTTGTATGGCATGTTCATCATTGATCCACCGACACCGCGATCGCCTGCCGATGAAATGGTGTTAATCATGGCGGGATACGACGTGAATGACGATCGTAAAAATGAACTCTACGCATTCAACGGCTTGCCCGACTATTACATGCGAAATCCGATTCCCATTCAACAAGATCAGTTAGTGCGCCTGTACGTCCTGAACATGATTGAATTTGATCCGGTTGTCACCTTTCATCTTCATGCAAACATGTTCAAGGTCTATCGCACCGGGAGAACTCTAGAACCGACCGAAGAAACCGATGTGATCACAATGGGAACGGCTGAGCGTCACATCTTAGAGTTCAGTTTTCATCACACGGGCGAATTTATGTTTCATCCACACCAAGATTACGTAGCCGAAGCAGGCTGTATGGGCGCGTTCAAGGTCATCCCCAATGCTTAG
- a CDS encoding aldo/keto reductase, whose protein sequence is MRYKLLGKSGLRVSELCLGTMTFGEDWGWGASKDESRQIFDAFVNAGGNFLDTANGYTDGTSEKIVGEFIANERERFVVATKYSFPLQMNNHGGNPNGSGNHRKNMVQSIEGSLKRLNTDYIDLFWLHAWDFTTPVEEVMRSLDDLVRQGKVLYVGISDTPAWIVAEANTLARCYGWTPFVALQVEYSLIQRTPERDLLPMAKAFGMSVTPWSPLGGGVLTGKYNQSSNGDSNRLGDQVPPHQLEIADAVVQVAKEVGCSPSQLALAWLRAQSDSIIPIIGARKLSQFQDNLDCLKIEISPEQLQRLDEISKIESGFPHDFLASDMIRDRLFGGTYSQLEFTHS, encoded by the coding sequence ATGCGGTACAAACTTTTAGGCAAAAGTGGACTTCGAGTATCAGAGCTATGTCTAGGCACGATGACATTTGGAGAGGACTGGGGCTGGGGCGCTTCTAAAGATGAAAGTCGCCAAATCTTCGATGCGTTTGTGAATGCTGGCGGTAACTTTCTCGATACTGCGAATGGCTATACCGATGGCACTAGTGAAAAGATTGTGGGTGAATTCATTGCAAATGAGCGAGAACGCTTCGTAGTTGCGACAAAGTATTCGTTTCCACTTCAGATGAATAATCACGGTGGCAATCCCAACGGTTCGGGCAATCATCGCAAGAACATGGTGCAATCGATCGAGGGCAGCTTGAAACGACTGAACACCGATTACATTGATTTGTTCTGGTTACACGCTTGGGATTTTACAACGCCTGTGGAAGAAGTGATGCGATCGCTCGACGATCTTGTGCGCCAAGGTAAAGTTCTCTATGTCGGCATTTCCGATACTCCAGCTTGGATCGTAGCAGAAGCGAACACTTTAGCGCGATGCTACGGTTGGACTCCTTTTGTGGCACTGCAAGTGGAATACAGCTTGATCCAACGTACGCCGGAGCGCGATCTTCTGCCCATGGCAAAAGCGTTTGGGATGTCGGTTACGCCTTGGTCGCCGTTGGGCGGTGGCGTGCTAACTGGAAAATACAATCAATCCTCAAATGGAGACAGCAATCGCTTAGGGGATCAAGTTCCACCACATCAGCTTGAGATTGCGGATGCAGTGGTGCAAGTTGCGAAAGAGGTAGGCTGTAGTCCGTCTCAGCTTGCACTCGCTTGGCTCAGAGCACAATCTGACAGCATCATTCCGATTATTGGTGCGAGAAAGCTGTCTCAGTTCCAGGACAATCTCGATTGCCTCAAGATTGAGATTTCGCCAGAACAGTTACAGCGGTTGGATGAGATCAGCAAAATTGAGTCAGGGTTCCCGCATGACTTTTTGGCAAGTGATATGATTCGCGATCGCTTATTCGGAGGAACTTACTCACAGCTCGAATTCACTCATTCATAA
- a CDS encoding FAD-dependent oxidoreductase, which translates to MAKPVILTVDDDPEVLQAISRDLRSHYGARFRIVRADSGQSAIDTVQQLKLRNEVVALFLVDQRMPQMSGVEFLEQALQIFPQAKRALLTAYADTDAAIRAINSTQIDYYLLKPWDPPEERLYPVLDDLLDDWLAAYRPPFEGIRVIGNRWSPQSHDMKDFLARNQIPYQWLDIELSEEAQKLADFAQCDRLSLPLVLFSDGSSLLQPSIPEVAEKIGLRTQAEKPFYDLIIVGGGPAGLAAAVYGASEGLRTVMLEREAPGGQAGTSSRIENYLGFPVGLSGGDLARRAVAQARRFGVEILSPQEVTGMRVQDPYRYITLSNGSEISCHALILGLGVSWRRLEVPGLDRLTGAGVYYGAAQTEAMTCQDEDVFIVGGANSAGQAAMYFSKYARHVTMLVRGESLTKSMSQYLIEQIEETPNITVQPDSSVIEAKGETSLEAIVLENVQTGAVETVPATSLFIFIGAVPRTEWLDGVVERDDRGFILTGSDLRRTGEAGLSHHPKGWTLDRDPYLLETNVPGVFAVGDVRHGSVKRVASGVGEGSICVQFVHQYLANVR; encoded by the coding sequence ATGGCTAAACCTGTCATTTTGACCGTGGACGACGATCCAGAAGTCTTGCAGGCGATTTCGCGAGATTTGCGATCGCACTATGGCGCACGCTTTCGGATTGTGCGGGCAGATTCGGGACAAAGCGCGATCGACACAGTACAGCAACTCAAATTAAGAAATGAAGTTGTCGCGCTGTTCCTCGTCGATCAGCGAATGCCGCAGATGAGTGGGGTTGAGTTTTTAGAACAAGCACTCCAAATTTTTCCTCAAGCGAAACGTGCTTTACTGACTGCTTACGCGGACACAGATGCCGCGATTCGAGCGATTAACAGCACGCAGATTGATTACTACTTGCTAAAGCCGTGGGACCCTCCAGAGGAGCGTCTCTACCCCGTTCTCGATGACTTACTCGATGATTGGCTTGCTGCTTATCGTCCACCCTTTGAAGGCATTCGGGTGATTGGGAATCGTTGGTCGCCACAGTCGCACGACATGAAGGACTTTCTGGCACGAAATCAGATTCCTTATCAATGGCTCGATATTGAACTGTCCGAAGAAGCACAGAAGTTAGCGGACTTTGCTCAGTGCGATCGTCTTTCTTTACCGCTAGTTCTGTTTAGTGATGGCAGCAGTTTGCTCCAGCCCTCCATTCCCGAAGTGGCGGAAAAAATTGGACTGCGTACCCAAGCCGAAAAGCCGTTCTATGACTTGATCATTGTAGGCGGTGGACCTGCGGGACTTGCAGCCGCAGTCTATGGTGCCTCAGAGGGGTTACGTACAGTCATGCTCGAACGTGAAGCCCCCGGCGGACAAGCAGGAACGAGTTCGCGGATTGAAAACTATTTGGGATTTCCGGTTGGATTGAGCGGCGGTGATTTGGCGCGGCGAGCGGTAGCACAAGCACGGCGGTTCGGTGTGGAAATTCTTAGTCCCCAAGAAGTGACGGGAATGCGTGTACAAGACCCGTATCGCTATATCACCTTGTCGAATGGCAGTGAAATTAGCTGTCATGCGTTGATTCTCGGATTAGGTGTGTCTTGGCGACGATTAGAGGTACCGGGACTCGATCGCTTAACCGGAGCAGGTGTGTACTATGGTGCGGCGCAAACTGAAGCAATGACGTGTCAAGACGAAGATGTATTTATTGTGGGCGGTGCGAATTCTGCGGGACAAGCAGCAATGTACTTCTCGAAATATGCCCGTCACGTCACGATGCTAGTACGCGGTGAATCATTGACTAAAAGTATGTCGCAGTATTTGATCGAGCAGATTGAAGAAACACCGAACATTACAGTCCAACCTGATTCGAGTGTGATTGAAGCAAAAGGAGAAACGAGCCTCGAAGCGATCGTCCTGGAAAACGTGCAGACCGGAGCCGTGGAAACGGTTCCTGCTACCTCGCTGTTTATCTTTATTGGAGCCGTGCCAAGAACAGAATGGCTCGATGGTGTGGTCGAACGGGACGATCGCGGCTTTATTTTGACTGGATCTGACTTAAGGCGCACTGGAGAAGCAGGCTTGAGTCACCATCCGAAAGGCTGGACGCTCGATCGCGATCCCTACTTGCTGGAAACGAATGTGCCAGGTGTGTTTGCGGTCGGCGATGTGCGGCATGGTTCGGTCAAACGAGTCGCTTCTGGTGTGGGTGAAGGGTCAATCTGTGTGCAGTTTGTGCATCAATATCTTGCTAATGTCAGATAG
- a CDS encoding glucose 1-dehydrogenase: MENGKLNGKVAIVTGSSRGIGRAIAERLGQDGAKVVVTYVGNQDKAEEVVSAIKANGSDAVAIKVDMRQVADVRNLFQKTIAQFGQIDILVNNAAGKNIFQPTAELSEEEYNSMFDITRGVYFSLQEASHHMANGGRIVNMSSSATAMAYPTGGAYAGCKAAIEQFSVCLAKELGVKGIVVNMVSPGLTATDGLVLEQQEVEQMVAQTPLGRLRQPDDIASAVAMLVSDDAHWVTGQNLRATGGMV, translated from the coding sequence ATGGAAAACGGTAAGTTAAACGGCAAAGTGGCGATCGTCACCGGATCATCTCGTGGAATTGGTCGAGCGATCGCGGAACGATTAGGACAAGATGGCGCAAAGGTTGTTGTCACCTATGTTGGCAATCAAGACAAAGCTGAGGAAGTAGTTTCAGCGATCAAAGCAAATGGCTCAGATGCGGTTGCGATTAAAGTTGATATGCGACAGGTTGCAGATGTTCGCAATCTGTTTCAAAAGACGATCGCTCAGTTTGGTCAAATCGATATTCTGGTAAACAATGCAGCCGGGAAAAATATCTTTCAACCAACGGCAGAACTGAGCGAAGAAGAATACAACAGTATGTTCGATATCACCAGAGGCGTTTACTTCTCCCTGCAAGAAGCTTCTCATCACATGGCGAACGGCGGCAGGATTGTCAATATGTCCTCTAGTGCAACTGCAATGGCATACCCTACGGGCGGAGCTTATGCAGGGTGTAAAGCAGCGATCGAACAATTCAGTGTTTGTTTAGCCAAAGAGCTAGGTGTAAAAGGAATCGTGGTTAACATGGTCTCACCCGGTTTAACTGCCACTGATGGGTTGGTACTGGAGCAACAAGAGGTAGAACAAATGGTGGCTCAGACTCCATTGGGGCGATTGCGACAACCCGACGATATTGCTAGTGCAGTGGCGATGCTAGTTTCTGATGATGCTCATTGGGTAACTGGACAGAACTTAAGGGCGACAGGCGGCATGGTGTAA
- a CDS encoding FTR1 family protein, whose translation MDLSSAIPTFVITLREGVEAALVIGIVLAYLNKANRRNLRGWVWGGVGVGLAASGMIGVLFGWIVQQAGAAGSSVEQFLEASFSVLAIACLSWMLIWMTRNARSLKQDVEGAIGSALKQDAQAGWGIFGLVFFAVVREGFETVLFIAGKFQQGIVPTLGALGGIGIAAAIGALLFRWGIRLNIRKFFMVMGVLLLLIVSGLVVTALGHFDAGMSALSQVDRKSASLCFFYERFAKPQDRDCVLGGMVWNFSKVLPAEKFPGSILSALFGYTDRLYLVQAIAYLGFLFTVGSLYFQSLFGRSIFSLRRKQELH comes from the coding sequence ATGGATTTGAGTTCTGCTATTCCGACTTTTGTGATCACCCTACGCGAAGGGGTCGAAGCTGCCTTAGTGATTGGGATCGTGTTGGCGTACCTCAACAAAGCCAATCGACGCAATCTAAGAGGATGGGTCTGGGGTGGAGTCGGAGTGGGACTTGCAGCTAGTGGAATGATCGGAGTTTTGTTTGGTTGGATTGTGCAGCAAGCTGGAGCAGCAGGCAGTTCAGTCGAACAATTTCTAGAAGCCTCGTTTAGTGTGTTAGCGATCGCTTGTCTAAGTTGGATGCTGATTTGGATGACGCGCAATGCTCGATCGCTCAAGCAAGATGTTGAAGGTGCGATCGGTTCTGCACTCAAACAAGATGCTCAAGCAGGTTGGGGAATCTTTGGTTTAGTCTTTTTTGCAGTGGTTCGAGAAGGATTTGAAACCGTTCTATTCATTGCTGGAAAGTTTCAGCAGGGAATTGTTCCAACACTCGGCGCACTCGGCGGAATTGGGATCGCCGCAGCGATTGGAGCCTTGTTGTTCCGTTGGGGGATTCGCCTGAACATTCGGAAGTTCTTCATGGTCATGGGCGTTTTACTGCTCTTGATTGTTTCCGGCTTAGTCGTGACTGCACTGGGACATTTTGATGCGGGTATGTCTGCGTTGTCACAGGTCGATCGCAAATCTGCTTCTCTGTGTTTCTTCTATGAGCGATTTGCTAAACCCCAAGATCGCGACTGTGTACTTGGGGGTATGGTGTGGAACTTTAGCAAAGTTTTACCTGCTGAGAAGTTTCCGGGTTCGATCTTAAGTGCGCTGTTCGGATACACCGATCGCTTATATCTTGTGCAAGCGATCGCTTATTTAGGGTTTCTTTTCACCGTGGGTAGTTTGTATTTTCAGTCCTTGTTTGGTCGATCAATATTTTCTCTACGCCGTAAGCAAGAATTGCACTAA
- a CDS encoding sensor histidine kinase, translated as MLNPVMDFSPTFRRTLRYIEWLLIAAFFVVYGLDALYSGSWAEFLKIVAYAIGFIGLSQILPIDRPPWQRQIYLLSGLFLAMSIRLIGLEWDLLFYFYIAKSCFLLERRMLSITIVESMLLNILLYYYTLLQRFVSNSSTTLNLSNSQPIWRWLLEFVVTYAAILTFVVYLSLVVITEQKSRRRAEALTQQVETLAATLERTRIARDIHDSLGHLLTDLNARLSVAQAMRDRDPQEAAIAVDMAKLLAIQSMTEVKRSLQIIRQSDFDLTQALTTLMEQLRHNQNLSVRWNLNLPPLPLPTQHHLYCIVKEGLINIQKHSHASEAYLNSRFTTEELTLALSDNGQGFDVAEQQAGFGLKGMTERVQLLSGHLTIHSTIGLGTQIQITIPL; from the coding sequence ATGTTGAACCCGGTGATGGATTTCTCTCCAACATTTCGGAGAACGTTGCGCTACATTGAGTGGCTATTAATTGCTGCTTTCTTTGTGGTGTATGGATTGGATGCTCTGTATAGCGGTTCGTGGGCTGAGTTTCTAAAAATCGTGGCTTATGCGATCGGCTTCATTGGGTTAAGTCAGATCTTGCCAATCGATCGTCCACCCTGGCAACGACAGATTTATCTCCTAAGCGGACTCTTTTTGGCGATGTCGATTCGCTTGATTGGGTTAGAGTGGGATTTGCTTTTTTACTTTTATATCGCTAAAAGTTGCTTCTTACTGGAGCGCAGAATGCTCAGCATCACTATTGTTGAAAGTATGCTGTTGAACATTCTATTGTACTACTACACGCTGCTTCAGCGGTTTGTGAGCAATTCGAGCACAACGCTCAATCTTTCTAACTCACAACCGATTTGGCGCTGGCTGTTAGAGTTTGTTGTGACTTATGCTGCCATTCTTACATTTGTGGTGTACCTCAGTCTGGTTGTGATCACAGAACAGAAAAGTCGCCGTCGCGCCGAAGCACTCACGCAACAAGTGGAAACGCTAGCGGCAACTCTGGAACGGACTCGCATTGCGCGTGACATTCATGACTCTTTAGGGCATTTGTTGACCGATTTGAATGCGCGGTTATCTGTTGCTCAAGCAATGCGCGATCGCGATCCGCAAGAAGCCGCGATCGCGGTCGATATGGCAAAATTGCTGGCGATTCAGAGCATGACCGAAGTGAAGCGATCACTGCAAATCATTCGCCAATCCGACTTTGACCTGACTCAAGCCTTAACGACGCTGATGGAGCAGTTGCGGCATAATCAGAATTTAAGTGTGCGATGGAACCTTAACTTACCACCGCTGCCGTTGCCTACTCAGCATCATCTCTACTGCATCGTAAAAGAAGGATTAATCAACATTCAAAAACATTCCCATGCCTCCGAAGCTTATCTTAACAGTCGGTTCACCACCGAAGAACTCACCCTCGCACTCTCGGATAATGGTCAGGGATTTGATGTGGCTGAACAACAGGCAGGATTTGGCTTGAAAGGAATGACAGAGCGCGTTCAACTCTTGAGCGGTCATCTGACGATCCACAGCACGATCGGGCTAGGGACACAAATTCAAATCACAATTCCGTTATGA
- a CDS encoding sensor histidine kinase: MLCIQDLLALELFQKLPQSRLEWVCDRAQELHLSAGDILVSEGEAGKGFFILSCGSIGVTRLSDGIAVPVGQHDAPAFFGEVQVLTDDLVPVTLRAMQDCRLHLLTNPDFLELVHECREFERLIFQTVQRRLEGLTSFMRQREKMAALGTLAAGLAHELNNPAAAVVRALQDVVPALIELQRMNLIAGQRQLDPDHTQAWLQARDAGYDTILNHPIDTMTLNDREDQILQWLEDYGVEEAWKLAEPLATGGIAIETLEHLMQPWQNDQSEMHDMGLRWLALSFDVLTMITSGLHGAKRMSELVQSMKSYSHLDQGIQQLIDVHDGIEDTLRLFAYKLKHGVEIQRKYDRTIPRFLAYGSELNQVWTNLIDNAIDAMSDQGVLEIETEWHRDHLQVHITDSGSGISEEVRSRMFEPFFTTKPVGKGSGLGLEMVRRIVENRHRGSLTLESRPGRTRFTVCLPLNPETT; encoded by the coding sequence GTGCTGTGTATTCAAGATCTGTTGGCATTGGAACTGTTTCAGAAATTGCCGCAATCGCGCTTGGAATGGGTTTGCGATCGCGCCCAAGAGCTTCACTTGAGCGCAGGAGACATCCTCGTAAGTGAAGGCGAAGCTGGCAAAGGATTCTTCATTTTGTCGTGTGGAAGCATCGGGGTAACCCGCCTTAGCGATGGGATTGCGGTTCCAGTCGGACAGCATGATGCCCCTGCGTTCTTTGGCGAAGTCCAAGTGCTCACCGATGATTTGGTTCCAGTCACCCTGCGGGCAATGCAGGACTGTCGGCTCCACCTGCTTACGAACCCCGATTTTCTCGAATTGGTGCATGAGTGTCGCGAATTTGAACGGCTGATCTTTCAAACCGTCCAGCGGCGGCTAGAAGGACTCACTTCATTTATGCGTCAACGGGAAAAGATGGCGGCGCTGGGTACTTTAGCCGCAGGACTTGCCCATGAACTCAACAACCCAGCGGCAGCAGTCGTGCGTGCTCTGCAAGATGTCGTGCCTGCTTTGATTGAACTCCAGCGGATGAACTTGATTGCTGGACAACGACAGCTTGATCCTGACCACACTCAAGCATGGCTGCAAGCTCGTGACGCGGGCTACGACACGATTCTAAACCATCCGATCGACACTATGACTTTGAACGATCGCGAAGACCAAATCTTACAGTGGCTCGAAGATTATGGGGTTGAAGAGGCTTGGAAACTTGCAGAACCGTTAGCAACCGGCGGGATTGCGATCGAAACCTTAGAACATCTGATGCAGCCTTGGCAGAATGACCAGAGTGAAATGCACGATATGGGACTGCGCTGGTTGGCGTTGTCGTTTGATGTGTTGACGATGATTACTTCTGGATTGCATGGAGCTAAACGTATGTCAGAACTGGTGCAATCGATGAAATCCTATTCGCATCTGGATCAAGGGATACAGCAGTTAATCGATGTGCATGATGGGATCGAAGACACGCTGCGATTGTTTGCTTACAAGCTGAAGCATGGAGTAGAAATTCAGCGGAAGTACGATCGCACCATTCCGCGATTTCTTGCCTACGGTAGCGAACTGAATCAGGTCTGGACAAACTTGATTGATAATGCGATCGATGCCATGTCAGACCAAGGCGTGTTGGAGATCGAAACCGAGTGGCATCGGGATCATCTGCAAGTTCACATCACGGATTCGGGATCGGGAATTTCGGAGGAAGTACGATCGCGGATGTTTGAGCCATTCTTTACAACGAAGCCTGTCGGTAAAGGATCGGGCTTAGGCTTAGAAATGGTGCGGCGAATTGTGGAGAATCGACATCGCGGTTCGTTGACTTTAGAATCACGTCCAGGTCGAACTCGCTTTACCGTTTGCTTACCGCTCAACCCTGAAACCACTTAA
- a CDS encoding helix-hairpin-helix domain-containing protein → MSIKFKFLACFLCALGLSVLISCSSQTPSTTSSAPAATDTATTHSAHGGRKININSAILSELDKLEAKLGVPALSNKIQGSRPYGKTEELVAKNVINQQQFDQIKDMVTIEDIKLEGEAKDVDYMTKLGLMKGHLYVAKELLDLQKPEQAEPHIGHPVEEIYADVEEQLTERKVPAFKDPLIALQDEVKAGAKNAEKVNTGYKTSMQSVETAIAVLPAAQRQSPNFVLQVMNGLLDTANSEYGAAIADNKIAQVIEYQDSRGFVVYANELYKGISAAMAKSQPDAHRTIETKLAELSKTWAAVTPPATPVSTSDQVSALIKDIESSTQKVAKAS, encoded by the coding sequence ATGTCTATCAAGTTTAAATTCTTAGCTTGTTTTCTTTGTGCGTTGGGCTTGAGCGTCTTGATTTCGTGCAGTTCTCAAACCCCAAGCACGACCAGTTCTGCTCCTGCTGCAACTGATACTGCTACAACCCATTCAGCGCACGGTGGCAGAAAAATCAACATTAACAGTGCAATTCTGTCTGAACTCGACAAGCTAGAAGCAAAGCTTGGTGTACCAGCACTTTCTAATAAGATTCAGGGAAGTCGTCCCTACGGTAAGACTGAAGAACTAGTCGCTAAGAACGTGATCAATCAGCAACAGTTTGATCAAATCAAAGATATGGTGACGATCGAAGATATCAAGCTCGAAGGTGAAGCAAAAGATGTCGATTACATGACAAAACTCGGCTTGATGAAAGGGCATCTCTATGTTGCAAAAGAACTTCTAGATTTGCAGAAACCAGAACAAGCAGAACCCCACATCGGACATCCTGTAGAAGAAATTTATGCAGATGTAGAAGAGCAGCTCACAGAACGCAAAGTTCCAGCCTTCAAAGATCCTTTGATTGCACTACAAGATGAAGTCAAGGCGGGAGCTAAAAACGCTGAAAAAGTGAACACCGGCTACAAGACTTCGATGCAATCGGTAGAAACTGCGATCGCTGTTTTACCTGCTGCTCAACGTCAATCTCCGAACTTTGTTCTGCAAGTAATGAATGGTTTATTAGACACGGCGAATTCAGAATATGGAGCCGCGATCGCAGATAACAAAATCGCTCAAGTGATTGAGTACCAAGATTCACGCGGATTCGTTGTCTATGCAAATGAACTCTACAAAGGCATTTCGGCAGCAATGGCAAAATCTCAACCGGATGCCCATCGAACAATTGAAACCAAGCTAGCTGAACTATCAAAAACTTGGGCGGCAGTGACTCCTCCTGCAACGCCTGTTAGCACCAGCGATCAAGTTTCAGCTTTGATCAAAGACATCGAGAGCAGCACTCAAAAAGTTGCCAAAGCCTCGTAA
- a CDS encoding response regulator transcription factor codes for MIRLLIVDDQPIFRQDLAKLLSLEADLEVVGQAKNGQDAIAIVPSLQPDVILMDVRMPICDGVVATREIHQRYAWIRILVLTMFDDDEYIEQCLRAGALGYLLKDTPPVQIAIAIRSVYLGYSQLGPTIAPKVFAQLRREDQSLEADSHPSLSKREQEVLSLIGQGKNNQEIAQTLYLTEGTVRNYVTRIMNQLGVSNRVQAALWAKQHLLP; via the coding sequence ATGATTCGTCTGTTGATTGTGGATGACCAACCGATCTTTCGCCAGGATTTGGCGAAACTGCTTTCCCTAGAGGCAGATTTAGAAGTCGTTGGGCAAGCCAAGAACGGACAGGACGCGATCGCAATTGTTCCTTCACTGCAACCCGATGTGATTCTAATGGATGTGAGGATGCCAATTTGTGATGGCGTAGTTGCCACTCGTGAAATTCATCAACGCTATGCTTGGATTCGGATTTTGGTGCTAACGATGTTTGATGATGATGAATATATTGAACAATGCTTGAGGGCGGGTGCGTTGGGCTATTTGCTCAAAGATACGCCGCCTGTGCAGATTGCGATCGCGATTCGCTCAGTTTACTTGGGATACAGTCAGCTCGGACCGACGATCGCGCCGAAAGTATTTGCTCAACTCAGACGAGAGGATCAATCTTTAGAAGCAGACAGTCACCCTTCATTAAGCAAACGCGAACAGGAAGTACTAAGCTTAATCGGACAAGGCAAAAATAATCAAGAAATTGCTCAAACACTCTATTTAACAGAAGGAACGGTAAGAAATTATGTGACTCGGATTATGAATCAGCTTGGCGTGAGTAATCGAGTTCAAGCGGCGCTTTGGGCAAAACAACATCTGCTGCCCTAG
- a CDS encoding MFS transporter — translation MKQSSTSRSVQLILLLVSTLTAMSNATISPSLPVMREHFSNVENVDYLVRLALTIPSLFVAIAAPFAGLLIDQLGRKPLLATGLLIYGIAGSSGLWLNSLYFLLIGRAFLGLSVAGIMTTATTLISDYYTGAFRARLLSWQSAAMALGGVVFLSFGGLLADVSWRLPFLIYLVALLLLPAVLLLLPEPNRERSSASDQTSSEPATLPIGLIVFTYAIALITQAAFYMIPVQLPFYLRELTNATASQSGMAIAVSTLFVAASSFLYQRLKARFTFVSIYEMAFLSMGVGYGVIALANGYVVVILGLAIAGFGLGLLMPNMNLCLASITPDQFRGRVLGGWTTCFFLGQFLSPLLSQPLSQRFGLSITYGLTGGVLISLGVATFFVMTRPQRTV, via the coding sequence ATGAAACAATCCTCAACCTCACGATCGGTTCAACTCATCTTGCTGCTAGTTAGTACGCTAACTGCAATGTCGAATGCCACGATTTCGCCGTCGCTTCCGGTGATGCGAGAGCATTTTAGTAATGTTGAGAATGTAGATTATCTGGTTCGATTAGCCTTAACTATCCCCTCGTTGTTTGTGGCGATCGCGGCTCCCTTCGCAGGTCTACTGATTGACCAACTCGGACGCAAACCCTTACTCGCAACAGGATTATTGATTTACGGCATTGCAGGTAGTTCTGGATTGTGGCTCAATTCACTCTATTTTCTGCTGATTGGGCGGGCATTTTTGGGCTTGAGTGTAGCTGGCATCATGACGACCGCAACCACGCTGATTTCAGATTATTACACGGGGGCATTTCGCGCTCGGCTTTTAAGCTGGCAATCCGCTGCAATGGCACTGGGCGGCGTGGTCTTTCTCTCGTTCGGTGGGTTACTTGCCGATGTTAGTTGGCGGTTGCCCTTTCTCATCTATCTTGTAGCGTTGTTGTTGTTGCCTGCGGTGCTGCTATTATTGCCTGAACCGAACCGAGAGCGATCGTCTGCCTCAGATCAAACGAGTTCAGAACCCGCCACTTTACCGATCGGGCTGATTGTGTTTACCTATGCGATCGCGTTAATCACTCAAGCCGCGTTTTACATGATCCCAGTTCAGTTGCCCTTCTATTTACGAGAATTGACGAACGCAACTGCTTCTCAAAGTGGAATGGCGATCGCAGTTTCTACCCTATTTGTTGCTGCAAGCTCGTTTCTGTATCAACGCCTCAAAGCTCGTTTCACCTTTGTCAGCATCTATGAAATGGCGTTTTTGAGTATGGGAGTCGGGTATGGAGTGATTGCACTCGCCAATGGATATGTGGTTGTAATTTTAGGGCTGGCGATCGCAGGATTTGGACTCGGCTTACTGATGCCAAACATGAATCTCTGTCTTGCGTCGATTACCCCTGATCAATTTCGCGGGCGTGTACTCGGTGGATGGACAACCTGCTTTTTTCTCGGTCAATTTCTGTCTCCCTTGTTGAGCCAACCGCTGAGTCAGCGATTTGGCTTATCGATAACCTATGGATTGACGGGCGGAGTTCTAATTAGTTTAGGCGTTGCCACCTTTTTTGTGATGACTCGACCTCAACGAACGGTATGA